GCAGCCACCGAAGTCCCCGAAGTCCCCGGGAAGGAAACCGTCTAAATGAGCGCCACCCCAGAAACCGAAGCCACCGACCAGCAGTCGCCCGCCCTTGTCGTTCGCAACGCAAGCGTCCTTGATGTCAAGGCAGGCACGTACTCCACAGCCGACGTCGTCAGTGTTGAGGGGAAGATCAGCAGCGTCGGCCCCGACGCCAAGACGCCTTCCGGAGCCCGTGTGATTGATGGAACTGGAAAGTTTGTTGTCCCGGGGCTCATCGATTGCCACGTGCACGTAGTCGCGTCCAGTGCTGACTTCCGCTCGCTGACCTGGACACCGGCATCGTATGTGTACGCACAGACGGCCCGGATCATGGGACAGATGCTGCGCCGCGGTTTCACCACCGTCCGCGACCTTTCCGGCGCCGATTTTGGCCTGGCGATGGCTCAGCAGGAAGGGCTGCTGGAGGGGCCGAAGATCCACTTCTGCGGCCACGCTCTGAGCCAGACGGGCGGTCACGGCGACATGCGGCTTCCCGGTGAAGACCACGATCCCAATGGCCGCGGGTGCTGTGGAATCGGTCGCGTAGCCGACGGCGTTGACGCAGTGCGGGCAGCCGCTCGCGACGAGATCCGCAAGGGCGCCCACCACATCAAGATTATGGCGTCCGGTGGAGTCTCCTCCCCCACGGACCGCATTGATTCCACCCAATACTCCATGGAAGAAATGCGCGCCGCGGTGGAAGAAGCCGAAGCCGCCAACCGCTACGTCGCCGCCCACGCCTACACGGCCCGCGCCATCAACCGCGCACTCGAAGCCGGCGTCCGCTCGATCGAACACGGAAACCTCCTCGACGACGAAAGCCTCAAGCTCTTCATCGAGAAGGACGCCTTCCTGGTTCCCACGCTGGTCACGTACTGGGCGCTTAAGGAAGAGGGAAAGGAATTCGGGCTCACCGAGGAGATGTGGGCCAAAGTGGACTCAGTATTAACCAGCGGACTGGAAGCCATCTCCCGAGCACATGAAGCCGGCGTGAAAATGGCATTCGGTTCGGACCTCCTGGGCGGCATGCACCGCCATCAGAACGAACAGTTCAGGCTCCTCGGCAAGGTTCAACCAGCAATCGATGCCATCCGCTCAGCAACCACGACGGCGGCCCTGCTGCTTGACCGCGAAGGTGAACTAGGCGTGATCGGGCCTGGCGCTGACGCGGACATGCTGGTGTTGGGCGCCGACCCAGTGGCGGACATCGCGGTACTGGCAGACATCTCGGAACATTTGGAGTTCCTGATCCAGAACGGTCGGGTGATCTCCTAGCACTCCAGCAGGTATCGGGAACCTCTGGTTACTCCGCTCAAAGCTCGATATTGTAAGTATGCTGACAAATTTAGTAGCGAGTCAGAGGAGGAGGACATTATGACCACGAAAGTCGACAAAACCATCATGGTCAACGTTCCGGTGAGTACGGCCTACAGACAGTGGACGCGGTTCGAGGAATTCCCCCGTTTCATGGGCGGAGTGGAACGCGTGACGCGGCTGAGCGATGACCGTCTGGAATGGGTGGCCGAAATCGCTGGCGTCCATCGCCGCTGGGAAGCGAAGATCGTTCAGCAGGACATGGACCGGGCCGTGGCATGGGCCGCGGTGGAAGGTGCCAAGAATGCCGGATGGGTGGACTTCAAGGAAGCTGGCCCGAGCCAGACGTCCTTGCATCTGTCACTCGAATACGAGCCTCACGGCGTCCTTGAATTCCTCGGCGACAAACTGCATGTGGTTGAAAGGCAGGCGGAGTCGGACTTGAAGAAGTTCAAGGAGTACATCGAGAAGAAGACACCCCAACGGGATGCTGATATGGGCACCACGGGGACGACGGACACTACGACAACCGGCGCAGCCGCCAGCACCAGCGCAGCAACCGGGGCCACAACAGCGGCCGCAACCGAGGCCGGCACTGATAAGCCCGGCGACGTCCCGATCGTAGACCCCATTACGCACGCCTTCGATCAGACCAACGGCCTGGCAGATCTGGACGGCGATTCCGACGAGACAGCGGACAGCGATACACGCAGCGCCGCGGAACGGAAGGACGACGAGGGTTTCGGCCCGGGCTACATCCCACCGATGGGTGGCCTGCCCGGCCAGCGGTAGAAGCCACCTTACGAAACAACAACCAAGTGCCGCCCGGATCACCACGATCCGGGCGGCACGCCTGAGTGGTCCACCCATGAAAGGAACATCATGACTACCTGGCTCATCACAGGCTGCTCCACTGGACTCGGCCGCGCACTTGCCCAAGCCGTGCTCGCACGGGGCGATAACGCCGTCGTCACCGCCCGCGATGTCTCCAAACTGCAGGAGCTGACCACCGAGTTCCCGACGACGGCCCTGGCAGTGGCGCTGGATGTCACCGAACAGTCTCAGGTAGAAGCCGCCGTGCAACAGGCCGAGGACCGGTTTGGCGCGGTGGACGTGCTGGTCAACAATGCCGGTTACGGTTACCGCGTAGCCATTGAAGAAGGCGATGACGGCGACGTCCGGGCGCTGTTCGACACCAACGTTTTTGGCCCGGTCGCCATGATCAAGGCCGTCCTGCCTGGAATGCGCTCCCGCCGATCAGGTGCAATAGTGAATATTTCCTCCATCGGCGCTCGGATCTGCCCGCCCGGTTCCGGCTATTACTCAGCGTCGAAGGCTGCACTTGAGGGCCTGTCCGGCTCGCTGCAGAAGGAACTGAAGCCTCTGGGAATCTCGGTGACAGTGGTGGAACCGGGTGGGTTCCGGACCGACTTTGCAGGGCGTTCGCTCACCCAATCGGCTCAGGCAATTGAGGATTACGCCGAGACGGCTGGCAAGCGCCGCAAGGAAAACGACACCGTCCACGGCACCCAGCCCGGCGACCCGGACAAAGCAGCAGAGGTGATCATCGCCGCCGTCGAAGCAGCCGAAACGCCCGCGTTCCTGCTGCTGGGGGCCGATGCCGTCTACGCATTCGGTGCGGTGGAGGAAGCCCAGCGCGCCGACGTGGATCGTTGGCGCGAGCAGAGCATCAGCACGGGTTACACGGAGTAACGTCCAACGTGTAATCGGTCACACTTGGGCGGATCAGCTTGTCAATCGCGGTAGGCAGCATGAACCATGAATGAGGGAATTCGTTCCCACACAAGCTGAATCAGCAATCCTCACCGACGAGGATGCGGCCCCTGCGAAGAAGCTTGGGGCTGTTAACGGCCTGAGTGAAAGTACTGACAATGACGACACATACTGACTCCATCACGCTGAAAATCTGGGACAAGTCGGCGATCGACCACACCATCGACGCCGCCATCCGGGATCTTTCTCCTCGCGCCGCTGCCGAAAACTGCGGCATTGCAGTAACGCTCAGCGGACCGAAAACCTTCACCGTTAGCCTGAGCCGCTAAGCAGCTCAAACTCACCACAAGAGGACGACGCCGGAACCTCCCGGCGTCGTCCTCTTGCGTTTTCTGAATCGTGACGGCGTCAGGGAACTCCTGATCAAACCTTGAGACTTCCTTGATGCTTTGCGGACAGGTTTCTTGCGTTTCCGTTGAAACTCTAAGTGAAACACCACTTCGAGTTCGAACGGAGGAATCCCCGATGCATCGGGCCGTCATTTCAGAGACAACTGCTGCACCACGGGGATCCCACCGTGCCCCCGGTGGTGTGGTCACGGTTCTGGTCCCGGCACACAACGAATCCGCCGGCATTACCGAAACCCTCATCTCGCTGAACAACCAGACCAAACGCCCGGATCGTGTGATCGTGGTGGCCGATAACTGCACTGACGATACTGAAGAACTCGCCCTGGCCCAGGGCGTCGAAGTCCTCCGCACTGTTGGCAACAGGGATAAGAAGGCCGGCGCCCTGAACTTCGCTCTGGGGCAGCTTCTTCCCGGAGCCGATCCCGAAGACCTGGTTCTGGTCCAGGACGCCGATTCGCAGCTTGCCCCGGACTTCATCGAGAATGCCACGAACAACCTCCTCAAGGACGAACTGTTGGGGGCGGTGGGTGGAGTGTTCAGCGGTGGGCCGGGAGGCGGGTTCGTCGGACACCTGCAGCGAAATGAGTATGCCCGGTACGCCCGGGATGTAAAGCGCCTCCACGGCAGATGCCTGGTAGTCACCGGGACCGCGGCACTCTTCCGTATAAAGACCCTGCGGGACGTCGTCGCAGCACGGCTGAACGGTACGCTTCCTCCCGGAAACGGCGAGGGCGGCGTCTACGATACTTCGGTGCTGACCGAAGACAACGAATTGTCCTTTGCTCTCCTCACCCTCGGATACCGCATAGCTTCACCGTCAAACTGCACGCTGGTCACCGAAGTCATGCCGACGTGGCGGGAACTTTGGGCGCAGCGGCTCCGGTGGAAGCGCGGAGCCGTGGAGAACTGCGTGCAGTACGGGTGGACCAAAGTGACCAGGGCCTACTGGGGACGGCAGTTCCTCTCCATGCTCGGCGTCCTGGTAACCCTGGCCTACCTCGGATCCATCGTCTTTGCCCTGACCAGCGGAATGGGACTGAACCTCCACCCATTCTGGCTCGCCGTCACCTGCATCTTCGTCCTGGAACGCATAGTAACTCTGCGTTTCCGGGGCTGGAGGTACATGTTGCTTGCCGCAACCATGTACGAAACCGTCATCGACGTTTTCCTCCAGGCAGTCCACGCCAAGGCCTACCTGGACGCCGCACTCAACAGAAAGAAAGTTTGGTAAACGACTCATGTACAACAACCCAGCAGGATCCGTAGGCGCAGCAATTGCAGGAGGAGCCGGCTCCGGCACTCTTGCCGTGACCGGCGCCGGGGACCTCTTCTGGTTCGCACTGGCCGCCTTCGCCATGCTGGCCCTTGGCCTGGCCATCAAGAGGATCGTCCCGGTCCGCGCGCAGAAAAACTAGCAAGCCCAGCAAACCCGCAGTTGTGTCGGATCACGCCCCCAGCGCGACACAACCGCGGGTTTGTTGTTTTAACCCCGCCGTTCGTTAACTAACGAGCGCCGTATCAGCCGAATACTTGGATACGGTGGTGTACCCGGCCTTCGTTCCGGTAACGCGAACTCGCATGGTGTCTGCTTGGTCGGCGGCCACCAGGACATAGGTCTTGGCTGTTGCCCCCGCGATCGCCACACCGGAGCGGTACCACTGGTACGTCAGCGTAGTTCCTGAGGTCCACGTCCCCGGGTTGGCCGTCAGCGTGGAGCCAACGGTGAGCGTCCCCGTGACGGTGGGAGTGGGTGCAAGCAGTGTACCGGCCACCACGGCAGCCGTGGGCGCCGATTCCTTGGTAGTCGTGGCATAACCGGCCTTGGTGCCCGTAACCCGCACGGTCAACGTGGCGCCCTGATCCGCAGCCGCAAGGGCCCGGGTGGCGGTTGTTGCGCCAGCGATTGCCGTTCCGTTCTTGTACCACTGATAAGTCAATGCAGTTCCGCTGGTCCATGCGCCCGAATTGGCAGTCAGGGTTGATCCAACTGCCGCCGTTCCGGAGATAGTAGGTGTTGGGGCTGTCAACGGGATGCCCGGAACAAACGAGAAATCACGAATGGTGACGGATTCAGGTGCCACATGGGCTGCATCACCCCCACCGCCCCCGGTAACCCATAGGTTGAAGTGGATCTGTTCGTGGGCCGGAACTGGAACTGTGGAGCCTTGCAGGACCGTCCGCTTCAGCAGCGTTCCTCCGTAGCCCTCCCCGGCAAACGTCTCGAAGGTGAGCTTGCCTGGCTCCCAGACCATCCTGTGGGTGAGGATCGGGGCATTGGTGACATCGAAGGTGACCGTATTGTTGCCCTGGCCAGGAGGCAGCGTGGCATCAAACCAATAGCCGTGGCCCTGTGTAACAGGCCAGTTCTGGCCATAAGCAGCCCCGCCTCCCCAAGCGGACGCCTCGCAGAGGTCGATCTCCGTGTAGCCAGGTTCGGCCGCGGGGTCATAGGTGAAGAGGCAACCCCAGACCACTTCCTTCTGGAGCGCGCTAACGTCCTTTTCCACGGTGGTGCTGTACGTTCCGTAGCCGAAACCCTCCCGTGTGGATTGGAACTCCGCGCCCTTGGGAGCCGAGCCGGTCGGGTTGGTGATGGACAGTTTGACGTACCCGTTGGCGTCGGGGTTGCTCACGTTGTTTGCGTCCCAGCTCGCGTTGTACATTGGGGCCCCACCCCAGAAACGCTTCTGCCAGTTGAAACCCTTCCAGGCAAAGCTGCCCACAGGGCCAGGGTCCTCAGCCATGGGGGTTGTATCGGCTGCGTGTGATGGGCCTGTTCCAGTGAGCATTGATAAACCCACCGCCAGCACGACGGCCAAACCTGCTGCTTTTCTTCGCCCATGCGGAATGAGCCCTACTGACCATGCCATAGCCGTGCCTCCATTGATGCGCCCAGACTCGTCCCCGGCAAAAACCGGAGACCGCAACAACATTCCACCCCCACCAGGAACGTGCAGTTCCTCGATTATCAAGTAGACATGGGTCCTTAGGAAGCGAATTGAAGAACCAAAATCCGGGATATGCCATCAATTGGATAACGGCCGCCTGGCCGGGAGTAATCTTGGCTTAGCCCGTTCATTTCGCATTCAATTCATGACGCCGGGAGGTCACATCACGATTCGCAGCGCGGGAATCCTGCTCTACCGGCACGGTTCCACGGGAGAGCTGGAACTTTGGATTGCCCACATGGGTGGACCCTTCTGGGCGCACAAGGACGAACACGCCTGGTCAATTCCCAAGGGCGAATTCCTTGAGGACGAAGACCCATTGGTTGCCGCCCGACGCGAATTTATCGAGGAAATTGGGACTCCGCCGCCACCTGCTGACTACGAGTTGTTGGGGGTTTTCAAACAGCCCTCCGGCAAACTCATCACCGCCTTCGCAGCAGAAGCAGACTCCTTCCAGCCCGATGAGATCGTCAGCAACACCTTTCCTATGGAATGGCCTAAGGGATCCGGCTCCATCAAGGAATTTCCGGAAATAGACGACGCCCGGTGGTTTGGAGAAGCAACAGCCAGGACCAAGCTCGTCAAAGGGCAACTGCCCATTGTGGACGCTCTGGCCCGGCACCTTGTCGGGAAAGCCCTCTAGAGCCTCTCGCACACAGGGCGCTGCCGTTCGAAGCGTCGAGGCGCTAGCGTTGAATGATGACCCCTGAGTACAGGTACGACGTCGAGGTGCTGCATCTCTTGGTATCGCCGGCGCACGCCTATTTTGGCCGCGCCCGCGAAGGTGCTGCGGATGTCCCGACGACGGACGCTGAGCAGGCCGAGCTTGTGACGGGCAAGGGCATTGTGGGTGACAGGTTCTTCGGCAAGGCCGCCCACATGGACGCCGCAGTGACCGTGTTCGCGGTGGAAGCGCTGGAGTCAATCGCCTCCGAACTGGACGTCGGGCCCTTCGACCCGTTGGTGACCCGGCGAAACGTGGTGCTTCGCGGGGCCGAACTGGCCCCCTTGCTGGGGCATGAGTTCACTCTGGAGTCCGACGGCGATTCCGTGCGGCTGAAGGCAGGGAGGCCAGCACACCCTTGCGCTTGGATGGACCAGATGCTGGCACCGGGGGCACACAAGGCGATGCGCGGCAGGGGCGGCGTGCGTTGCCAGGTGATCTCCGGAGGACTGCTCCACAGAGGTCCGGCTGTATTGGTGAGTCCTGTGCCCTTGGATCCAGCCAGGGCCGGCGAGGCAACGGTGCTGCGGCCCTCCCGGCTTCCCTAAGCTCACACCTCTTCAGCCGCTGGCGCCGCGAACTGCGCCTCGTAGAGCCGTGAGTACGCCCCGCCCGCAGCAAGCAGCTCAGCATGGGTCCCCTGTTCCACGATCTGCCCCGATTCCATCACCAGGATGAGATCGGCGTCGCGAATGGTGGAGAGCCGGTGCGCGATGACGAAGCTGGTCCGGTCGGAGCGCAGTGCGTTCATGGCTTTCTGCACCAGAACCTCGGTACGCGTATCCACCGAGCTCGTGGCTTCATCGAGGATCAGGACCGATGGACGGGACAAGAAGGCGCGGGCAATGGTGAGCAGCTGCTTCTCGCCGGCGGAGACGTTGCCGCCTTCGTCGTCGAGCACTGTGTCGTAGCCCTCGGGAAGAGAACGGACGAACCGGTCCACGTAGGTGGCCTGGGCAGCTTCAAGGATCTCGGGCTCAGATGCAGTGGGCCGACCATAGGCGATGTTGTCGCGGATAGTCCCGCCGAAGAGCCACGTATCCTGCAGGACCATGCCCATCCGCGAGCGCAGTTCCTGCCGTGACATGGAGGCGATGTCCACGCCGTCGAGAGTTATGCGTCCGGCGTCCAGTTCGTAGAAGCGCATCATGAGGTTCACCAGCGTTGTCTTGCCGGCACCTGTTGGTCCAACGATGGCGATGCTCTGACCTGGTTCGGCCACCAGGCTGAGGTCCGTGATGAGTGGCTTGTCGGGCAGGTACCGGAAGGACACATTCTCGAACACGAGCCGCCCACGCGATGGACCGGACCGCGGAACAGGAGCAGGTTCCGGGGATTCTTCTTCCTCATCCAGCAGGTCGAACACCCGTTCCGCCGAGGCAACGCCCGATTGGAGCATGTTGGCCATGGATCCCAGTTGGGCCAACGGCATGGTGAATTGCCGTGAGTATTGAATGAAGGCCTGCACGTCACCCAACTGCATTGCACCAGAGGCCACTTGCAGACCGCCCACTACGGCGATGCCCACGTACACCAGGTTTCCGATGAACGTCATGGCCGGCATGATCAGCCCGCTCACGAATTGTGCCCCGAAGCTTGCCTGGTACAGCTCGCTGTTCTTGGCGCGGAACTTCGCTTGGACTTCGTTTTGGCGGCCGAACACCTTCACGAGTGCGTGACCGGTGTACGTTTCCTCAATCTGCCCGTTGAGCTCGCCGGTGTTTTTCCATTGTGCGACGAACAGTTTCTGCGAGCGCTTGGCAATCACCACCGTGGTCCCCAGGGTAAGCGGGATGGTCACCAACGCAATGATGGCGAGCAGCGGCGAGAGCAGGAACATCATCACCAGCACGCCCAGTACGGTCAGCAGCGAGGACACCACCTGGCTGATGGATTGCTGCAGGCTTTGAGAGATGTTGTCGACGTCGTTGGTTACGCGGCTGAGCAGCTCACCACGCTGGATGGAGTCGAAATACCGCAGGGGAAGCCGATGGATTTTCGCTTCGATCCGCTCGCGGAGTCTGTACACGGTCCGCTGCACGACGCCGTTGAGCACGTACGCCTGCATCCAACCGAACGCTGAGGCCAGAACGTACAGCGCCAGCACCCAGAGCAGCACGGATGACAGCGCACCGAAGTCGATTCCGATGCCGGGTGTCAGGTTCATGGCGTTCAGCATGTCGGCTTTGTTGTTCTCGCCGGAGGCGCGCAGGCCCGCGATCACTTGGGCTTTGGAAACCCCTGCTGGCAGTTGTTTGGACACCACGCCGGCGAAGATGAGGTTGGTTCCTTCGCCCAGCAGCCTGGGCCCGATGACGGACAAGGTGACGCTGACCACAGCGAATACCAGGACCAGCGTCAGCCAGAACCGCTCAGGCCGCAAAGTGCCCAGCAGCCGCCGGGCCGAGGCACCAAAGTTGGAAGCTTTCTCCGCCGGAATGTTCATGCCACCGAACGGACCGCCACCTCGGGGCCCAATGGGTGGCCGCTGTGGCCCCCGTTGACCTGCTGTCATGGCGCTCATGCCGCCTCCTCCGCTGCCAGCTGGGAAGACACGATTTCCCTGTATGTTTCGGACGTCTCCAACAGCTCATCGTGGGTTCCCTGCCCAACGATCCTGCCGTCGTCGAGCACTAATATCTGGTCCGCGTCCGCGATGCTGGAGACGCGCTGGGCGATGATCACCAGCGTGGCGCCGTTGGTGTGGTGTTTGAGGGCCTGCCGGAGGCGGGCGTCCGTGGCGGTGTCCAGCGAGGAGAAGGAATCGTCGAAAATGTAGAGCTCCGGCTGTTTCACGAGTGCCCGGGCAATGGCCAGGCGTTGCCGTTGCCCGCCGGAAACGTTGGTGCCGCCCTGCGAGATGGGCGCATCCAGTCCACCTTCCATCTCTTCAACAAAGTCCCGCGCCTGGGCCACTGAAAGGGCCTGCCACAGTTCGTCGTCGCTGGCGTCGGGTTTGCCGTATTGAAGGTTGCTGCGGACGGTGCCTGAGAACAGATATGGCCGTTGTGGCACCAGGCCGATATGCCCCCACAGCAGGTCCGGATGCAGGTCGCGGATGTCCACGCCGTCCATCCGGACTGCTCCCGCAGTGGCGTCGAACAGCCGCGGCATCAGGTTCACCAACGTGGTCTTCCCGGCGCCAGTGCTGCCAATGATTGCCGTGGTCTGGCCGGCCATGGCTGTGAAGGTGACGCCGCTGAGGACTGGCTGTTCGGCACCCGGGTAGGCGAATCCGACGTCGCGCATTTCCAGTTCGCCACGGCGGATACCGCCAGTAACAGGGTTCGACGGCGGCTGGACACTTGAGGCGGTCTCCAGCACCTGCCCGATCCTGTCCGCAGAAACGGACGCGCGCGGGATCATCACGGCCATGAAAGTGGCCATCATGACGGACATGAGGATCTGCATGAGGTAGCTGAGGAAGGCGATCAGCGTGCCTACCTGCATGGAGCCGTCCTCGATCCGGAACGAGCCGAACCAGATCACCGCCACACTGGAAATGTTCATCACCAACATGACCACCGGGAACATGAGCGCCATCAAACGGCCGGCCCGCAGCGCGACGTCAGTGACGTCTTCGTTCGCCTTGCCAAACCGGGAGGTCTCCATGTCTTCCCGCACGAAAGCGCGGACCACCCGGATGCCGGTGAGTTGCTCGCGGAGAACGCGGTTGACGGCGTCGATCCGAACCTGCATTTTGCGGAACAGCGGCACCATCCGGGTCACGATCAACCCGACGGCCACCAGCAATACAGGCACGCAGACCGCGATCAGCCAGGACAGCTGGGCGTCCTGCCGCACGGCCATGATCACGCCGCCAATGCTCAGCATGGGCGCGGCAACCATAAGCGTGCAGGACATGAGGACCAGTTGCTGAACCTGCTGGACATCGTTGGTGGACCGCGTGATCAAGGACGGCGCCCCGAACTTGGTGACTTCCTGCTCCGAGAACTCCCCCACCCTTGCAAAGACGGCGTCCCGCAGGTCGCGGCCCATTCCCATGGCTGCCTTCGCGCCGAAGTACACGGCCACCACCGCACACGCAATCTGCAACAGCGTGATCAGCAGCATGAGGCCACCCATGCGCAGGATGTAATCGGTATCGCCGGTAGCGACGCCGTTATCGATGATGTCGGCGTTGAGCGTAGGCAGATAAAGGGACGCGATGGACTGCGCCAATTGAAAAACGACGACGGCAATCAGCAACCGCTGGTGCGGCTTCAGGAACCGAACGAGAACCTTCCAAAGCATGGGGACTCCGAACCAACGTAGTGAACCGAAGGCTAGTTTACGTCTGGTTGCTGTGGGCAACTAGAGGGATTCTCAGACCACTGCTTTCCTGTTCAAACCTTGCAGGGCAGCCTGCGTTCCGGTTCCGCTTTTGGGTAGGTAAGTGAAAAGACGGAGGGCCCGGAACTGCGGGACACCCAGCACCATGGGAGCGAAGCTGAGGCGGCCTACCTCGGGGTGATCATAAACAACATCCACGTGGTACGAATCGCCAACCACTTGCCGCTGCCATAATTCCCGGAAGGCTTCCGAAACCTGGCATAGACCGCGTGCCATGGCATCGAAACGGTGATCGTCCGGGAAGTTGGCTGATTGCGCACGGAACTGCGCCACCATGGAGCGGGCCATCATCTCCTTATGCACGTGGGGCCTGGCGAGCTCCGGATCCGTGAAGAAGCGTTGGAGGCAGCTTTCACCCACACGGGTATCGAAAGTTTCTGCGGCCGCGGAATTCATGGCCACTACGGTCCAGAAAGGGTCAGCGATGTAGCTGGGATTCGCCATGGCATCCACCAGCTGCTGCAGCAGAGCGAGCTGGACGTCGTCGACGTCGAAGTTGTGACCGGCGGCCTGTCCCAAAGTCTGACCGCCAGCCGTGCTGACCGTATTGCCGGACGGACCCGAACGGCGCCCGGATGCAAGCCGCCGGACATAGGTCCGGTCCTCAGGGCTAAGCCGCAGTGCGTTCGAAATGGCATCGAGGATTTCCTCCGAGGCGCCAATGGCCCGCCCCTGTTCCAGCCACGTGTACCAGGAGACCCCAACATTGGCCAGGACGGCCACCTCTTCGCGCCTCAGTCCGGGAGTCCGGCGTCGTGGGCTGACTGGTAACCCGACATCCTGCGGACGGGTCTGCTCGCGGCGGGTGCGGAAGAACTCGCCAAGGCGGGCGTGGTTGGAGCGGGCTTGATGTGAAACAGGCTGGTCGGTAGGCAATGGGGTCTCCAGTAAAAAGACGAGCGTCCGGCCACCCGCTGGGCAGCTACGGCACAGCGGGTGGCCGGACGAACCGGTGAGCAGGATCCAAACAGATGTTTCCTGGTTACTGCAGGACCCGCTCCCGTTCGGAGCGCACGTCCAGCTGCGCGTATTCCTCGGCTGCCAGGCGTGTGGCGTCCTGGGGACTCATGCGCGGCTCAAGGTTGAGCAGGGAAGCAATCCGGACCAGACGCTCCTCCACGGAACCTGACACAACATGGAAGGCGATGCCCAACTCGTCCATGGTGTACTGCAGGATCTCATCGGACATGTTCCGGAATTGATCGTTGACCGGGCGGTGTCCATCAGCAGAGAGCGGGAGCTCGTTCTTCAGGTGCACGAACACATCGAAGGAGTTCTTGACGTGCCTCTTGAAGCTGTTGCCCAGGCTGGTCATCACCTCTTCGAAGAAGGCGAGTTCCGGAGTCTTCTCCACGCTCTCCCCCGCCGCCAGATGTGCTGAGGCGCTGGGGTTCAGCCCGAGGGAAACCCGCACGGACCCGTAGATCCATTCCTGCAGCGATGAACCGTCGGAGATGAAACCGGCCGAGAGCTTGTCCTCATACACGGCACGCTCCACGTGACGGGTCACGATCATCTGGATGAGCTCCGCCGCAGTGCATTCCTCGAGGGTCTTGCCAGGGGCGGCCTCGGGCAGGATCTCCCGCATGGTCCTGGCTTTGGTGCGGGGCAACCCGGTGTAGTGGGACAAGGCCATGGACGTAAACGTCTTGCCCGAGGAATAGGTACCCGAAATGCCGATGCGCACAGGGAGCTCCTAGTCGTTGACGAGCTGGAGGGTACCCGCGGCGCTGAGCTTGCCGGCGAACTCGATTGCGGCGTCGCTCAGGTCC
This genomic stretch from Micrococcaceae bacterium Sec5.1 harbors:
- a CDS encoding AAA family ATPase, which translates into the protein MRIGISGTYSSGKTFTSMALSHYTGLPRTKARTMREILPEAAPGKTLEECTAAELIQMIVTRHVERAVYEDKLSAGFISDGSSLQEWIYGSVRVSLGLNPSASAHLAAGESVEKTPELAFFEEVMTSLGNSFKRHVKNSFDVFVHLKNELPLSADGHRPVNDQFRNMSDEILQYTMDELGIAFHVVSGSVEERLVRIASLLNLEPRMSPQDATRLAAEEYAQLDVRSERERVLQ
- a CDS encoding helix-turn-helix transcriptional regulator — encoded protein: MPTDQPVSHQARSNHARLGEFFRTRREQTRPQDVGLPVSPRRRTPGLRREEVAVLANVGVSWYTWLEQGRAIGASEEILDAISNALRLSPEDRTYVRRLASGRRSGPSGNTVSTAGGQTLGQAAGHNFDVDDVQLALLQQLVDAMANPSYIADPFWTVVAMNSAAAETFDTRVGESCLQRFFTDPELARPHVHKEMMARSMVAQFRAQSANFPDDHRFDAMARGLCQVSEAFRELWQRQVVGDSYHVDVVYDHPEVGRLSFAPMVLGVPQFRALRLFTYLPKSGTGTQAALQGLNRKAVV
- a CDS encoding ABC transporter ATP-binding protein, whose translation is MLWKVLVRFLKPHQRLLIAVVVFQLAQSIASLYLPTLNADIIDNGVATGDTDYILRMGGLMLLITLLQIACAVVAVYFGAKAAMGMGRDLRDAVFARVGEFSEQEVTKFGAPSLITRSTNDVQQVQQLVLMSCTLMVAAPMLSIGGVIMAVRQDAQLSWLIAVCVPVLLVAVGLIVTRMVPLFRKMQVRIDAVNRVLREQLTGIRVVRAFVREDMETSRFGKANEDVTDVALRAGRLMALMFPVVMLVMNISSVAVIWFGSFRIEDGSMQVGTLIAFLSYLMQILMSVMMATFMAVMIPRASVSADRIGQVLETASSVQPPSNPVTGGIRRGELEMRDVGFAYPGAEQPVLSGVTFTAMAGQTTAIIGSTGAGKTTLVNLMPRLFDATAGAVRMDGVDIRDLHPDLLWGHIGLVPQRPYLFSGTVRSNLQYGKPDASDDELWQALSVAQARDFVEEMEGGLDAPISQGGTNVSGGQRQRLAIARALVKQPELYIFDDSFSSLDTATDARLRQALKHHTNGATLVIIAQRVSSIADADQILVLDDGRIVGQGTHDELLETSETYREIVSSQLAAEEAA